A section of the Apodemus sylvaticus chromosome 10, mApoSyl1.1, whole genome shotgun sequence genome encodes:
- the LOC127693519 gene encoding uncharacterized protein LOC127693519, producing MSSPSHTPNPSPTQSPSQSRSNHADNPNSQQLPPSSGGSAPSPSPTRGASSRPTSHNPTPAASQPSSRASSQSPSPHVQHVPRGSTQVPTPPASKSPSQTGLKALSRNPSLTPSVTVTRSPSHSPATSASYIGPIRTIPSYITPYVPRFMKEPPFFQPPTAPLPQNRCFPCPFPCQAQQSRQPPPPPPDSLYFPLLPPPPHIPQVQCSFPTPPALFTPPSSLSYTPPTEVLLKGKPHVVPSVLPATFYTPFSRFYSQPRPYRYHRRLTLPSLSLQYDGSGRSVHFYRGT from the coding sequence ATGAGCTCCCCCTCCCACACCCCTAATCCATCCCCAACCCAGTCCCCATCCCAGTCCCGATCTAACCACGCTGATAATCCAAACAGCCAGCAGCTCCCCCCTAGCTCTGGAGGCTcagccccttccccttcccccacccggGGGGCTTCCTCCCGCCCAACCTCTCACAACCCCACCCCAGCTGCCTCTCAGCCTTCCTCCCGTGCTTCCTCCCAGTCTCCCAGCCCCCATGTCCAGCATGTGCCCCGAGGGTCTACTCAGGTCCCCACGCCTCCAGCCTCCAAATCTCCCTCCCAGACTGGACTTAAAGCCCTCTCTCGAAACCCTTCCCTGACGCCCTCGGTGACTGTCACCAGGTCCCCTTCCCATAGCCCTGCCACCTCGGCCTCCTACATTGGGCCCATCCGCACCATCCCTTCCTACATCACCCCCTATGTGCCCCGCTTCATGAAAGAGCCCCCCTTTTTCCAGCCCCCTACAGCACCTCTTCCACAAAATCGGTGCTTCCCCTGCCCCTTCCCTTGCCAGGCCCAGCAATCCAGGCAGCCCCCGCCACCGCCGCCTGACTCTCTCTACTTCCCCCTCCTGCCGCCCCCTCCTCACATCCCCCAGGTCCAGtgctccttccccacccccccagccctGTTCACACCCCCGTCCTCCCTCTCCTACACGCCACCGACGGAGGTCCTGCTGAAGGGGAAGCCACACGTGGTCCCGTCGGTGCTGCCCGCCACCTTCTATACCCCGTTTTCCCGCTTCTACTCCCAGCCTCGGCCCTACCGCTACCACAGGCGCCTAACACTACCCTCGCTCTCCCTCCAATACGATGGCTCTGGACGCTCTGTCCATTTCTATCGTGGGACCTAG